AGATTCTTCAATAATCTTCTTTACATTCTCTTCTGACTCTTCATGGACGATATAGCCTACTCCATAGGACGATTTGTCTGCCGGGATTTCCGTATTCTTTACCCAGGTGCCGTTTACATAGCCCGTAAAGTCGTTGCCAGGTTCAACTGAGGTGTCCATATATTCCTTGAGAATACCGGATGTCAGTTCCTTCTCGGGAGCCTCATTTACTTCTGATTTGCAGCCAATAGCTAGAAAAAGAGCAGCTACACCAGTTACGCTTAAAATTCTTGATTTTCCATTCATAAGGTATTGTTTGATTTTAGTTACGCGTTAGACTATATAATAAACTGTACGTTACACTTTTAAATGTTAAAAAGGGGTATGAAAAAAGCCCTTTCGGGCTTTATTCTCTATTTCTGTGTCTTTCTCTTGCCAGCAAGGTGTTTTTTAGGAGCATAGCAATCGTCATCGGTCCCACACCTCCGGGCACCGGGGTTATGTAAGATGCTTTTTTACTTACATTTTCAAAATCTACATCTCCTGTAATATAGTACCCTCTTTCCCTGCTATCATCCGGAACTCTGGTGATGCCCACATCAATAACAACGGCATCATCCTTCACCATTTCCGCTTTTAGGAAATTAGGGACTCCTAGTGCAGAAATAACAATATCCGCTTGGGATATAATCTGTGTTATGTTTTTGGTGTGGCTGTGTGTAAGCGTTACCGTAGAATTCCCTGGCCATCCCTTACGCCCCATAAGAATACTCATAGGCCTACCTACAATGTGACTTCTACCAATAACAACCGTATGTTTTCCTTTGGTATCTACATTATAGCGTTCCAATAGTTCTAAAATACCGAAAGGTGTTGCAGGAATGAACGTACTCATATCCAAAGCCATTTTACCAAAGTTCGTAGGGTGAAAACCATCTACATCCTTATCTGGGTGAACGGCCATAATCACCTTTTGGGTATCTATCTGTTCCGGTAAGGGAAGTTGAACGATAAAACCATCAATATTGGCATCATCGTTCAGTTCGTTAATTTTCTTCAGAAGTTCCTGTTCCGAGGTAGTACTTGGCATTTTGACCAAAGTAGATTCAAAGCCTACACGCTCACAAGAACGCACTTTACTGCCCACGTAAGTAAGGCTGGCACCATCATTACCCACGATGATAGCTGCCAAATGGGGTACTTTCTCTCCCCGTTCTTTCATTTTTGCGACTTCGGCAGCAATTTCTGATTTAATATCGTTAGATACTTTTTTACCGTCAAGAATTTCCATTTTATTTTTTAAAGTTTTTCCTTACTACTAACAAATCAACGCATATTCTGCATCATCTGCATCATCTTCTTGCCGCCACCGCCTTGCATCATTTTCATCATCTTACTCATCTGATCAAATTGTTTAAGCAACTGATTCACTTCCTTTACATCTCTACCACTTCCCTTGGCTATGCGTTTTTTACGGCTTGCATCTAACTTAGAAGGTGTGGACCGCTCATCCGGGGTCATGGAATGTATTATTGCTTCAATATGTTTAAAAGCATCATCATCAATATCCAGACCTTTTAGGGCCTTTCCGGCACCGGGTATCATACCCATAAGGTCCTTCATATTCCCCATTTTCTTAATTTGCTGTATTTGACTTAAGAAGTCATCAAAACCAAATTTATTTTTGGCGATCTTCTTTTGAATCTTACGCGCTTCTTCTTCATCAAATTGCTCCTGCGCTCTTTCCACCAAAGAAATTACGTCTCCCATACCCAGAATACGGTCGGCCATACGTGAGGGATAGAACACGTCAATCGCCTCCATCTTTTCTCCTGTACCAATGAATTTAATGGGTTTATCTACAACAGATTTAATGGAAATAGCCGCTCCACCTCTCGTATCACCATCTAACTTGGTCAGGATAACACCGTCAAAATTCAGAATATCGTTGAAGGCCTTGGCCGTATTTACGGCATCTTGACCTGTCATAGAATCTACGACGAAAAGTGTTTCTTGAGGACTAATGGCCTTATGGATATTGGAAATCTCATCCATCATCTTTTCATCAACAGCTAAACGACCTGCTGTATCCACGATGACCACATTATGTCCGTCTGATTTGGCTTTTGCTATCCCGGCCTTTGCAATTGCCACAGGATCGTTGTTATCGCGGTCCGAATACACCGCAACCCCTATCTGCTCCCCAACCACGTGCAACTGGTCTATTGCCGCAGGACGATAAACGTCACAGGCAACCAATAATGGATTTTTAGATTTCTTAGTTTTAAGGAAGTTGGCGAGTTTTCCGGAAAATGTGGTTTTACCAGAACCCTGGAGTCCGGACATTAAAATCACCGAAGGGTTTCCTGATAGATTAATCCCT
This genomic window from Maribacter sp. MJ134 contains:
- a CDS encoding bifunctional 5,10-methylenetetrahydrofolate dehydrogenase/5,10-methenyltetrahydrofolate cyclohydrolase produces the protein MEILDGKKVSNDIKSEIAAEVAKMKERGEKVPHLAAIIVGNDGASLTYVGSKVRSCERVGFESTLVKMPSTTSEQELLKKINELNDDANIDGFIVQLPLPEQIDTQKVIMAVHPDKDVDGFHPTNFGKMALDMSTFIPATPFGILELLERYNVDTKGKHTVVIGRSHIVGRPMSILMGRKGWPGNSTVTLTHSHTKNITQIISQADIVISALGVPNFLKAEMVKDDAVVIDVGITRVPDDSRERGYYITGDVDFENVSKKASYITPVPGGVGPMTIAMLLKNTLLARERHRNRE
- the ffh gene encoding signal recognition particle protein, which codes for MFDNLSEKLDKALHVLKGHGQITEINVAETTKEVRRALLDADVNFKIAKEFTNRVKEKALGQNVLTTLQPGQLMVKIVKDELTQLMGGDSEGINLSGNPSVILMSGLQGSGKTTFSGKLANFLKTKKSKNPLLVACDVYRPAAIDQLHVVGEQIGVAVYSDRDNNDPVAIAKAGIAKAKSDGHNVVIVDTAGRLAVDEKMMDEISNIHKAISPQETLFVVDSMTGQDAVNTAKAFNDILNFDGVILTKLDGDTRGGAAISIKSVVDKPIKFIGTGEKMEAIDVFYPSRMADRILGMGDVISLVERAQEQFDEEEARKIQKKIAKNKFGFDDFLSQIQQIKKMGNMKDLMGMIPGAGKALKGLDIDDDAFKHIEAIIHSMTPDERSTPSKLDASRKKRIAKGSGRDVKEVNQLLKQFDQMSKMMKMMQGGGGKKMMQMMQNMR